A DNA window from Candidatus Sulfidibacterium hydrothermale contains the following coding sequences:
- a CDS encoding ATP-binding protein yields the protein MDKILSWLSRENGFEENIDAELVSSLSLVALIISLVGFFVNFLMRLNHLVSLIVGVSIIVYFTLYKFSKKEKYQTITKWTLIVFSITLLNLLWYYNNGSRGPALYIFVIIYSFFILVFSGKQKIILTGIASLNVIILFLLEYRNPNMVGHYYSNHDRIIDVYTALIYYGLIFYVFLTIIRDAYLAQYKKAKTADKLKSAFLANMSHEIRTPLNAIVGFSNLLADGTIKDEEKEQYVSIINTSSETLLQLIDDILDVSMIEANQVKINAEFFSVNDLMQNLKETYTPSLKKKKGDAVTLELQIPKDTFLITSDPIRINQVMINLLNNAVKFTEKGKISFGFSAQGEQLRFFVKDTGIGIEPSHINYLFDRFYKIEDDNKKLYRGTGIGLYLCKKITEMLGGSIHVRSEFGKGSEFFFFLPAKDLTVKPAITNIQHKETTESIQLPKGTVLIIEDDPSSRIYFKKVLEKQQIHILEAAGGHEGVKIFRETPDISIVLLDIRLPGTSGFEILKELKKINPNVPVIAQTAFAMTGDREKCMAAGFTEYISKPVKKDRLIALLHKYI from the coding sequence ATGGACAAAATACTCTCGTGGTTAAGCCGTGAAAATGGTTTCGAAGAAAACATTGATGCGGAACTCGTTTCTTCCTTGTCATTGGTTGCGCTTATCATTTCTTTAGTCGGTTTTTTTGTTAATTTTTTAATGCGATTAAACCATTTAGTTTCACTAATAGTCGGGGTATCTATAATTGTTTATTTTACTTTATACAAGTTTTCCAAAAAAGAAAAATATCAAACAATTACCAAATGGACGCTGATTGTTTTTTCTATCACATTGTTAAACCTGTTGTGGTATTACAATAATGGTTCGCGCGGTCCGGCTTTGTACATTTTTGTCATCATATACAGTTTTTTTATTCTCGTATTCTCAGGAAAACAGAAAATTATCCTTACTGGTATAGCCAGCTTAAACGTCATAATCCTTTTTCTGTTAGAATACAGAAATCCAAACATGGTAGGGCACTATTACTCTAATCACGATCGTATTATAGATGTTTATACCGCTTTGATATACTACGGGTTAATCTTTTATGTTTTTCTCACCATTATTAGAGATGCTTACTTAGCCCAATATAAAAAGGCCAAAACAGCCGACAAACTAAAATCAGCCTTTTTAGCAAATATGAGTCACGAAATACGCACCCCGTTAAATGCCATTGTAGGATTTAGTAATCTACTGGCTGACGGAACCATTAAAGACGAAGAAAAGGAACAATACGTTTCGATTATTAATACCAGCAGCGAAACATTACTTCAGCTCATTGACGATATTCTGGATGTCTCCATGATCGAAGCCAACCAAGTAAAAATTAATGCCGAATTTTTTTCGGTCAATGATCTGATGCAAAACCTGAAAGAAACCTACACTCCTTCTCTGAAAAAGAAAAAAGGAGACGCCGTAACTTTAGAATTGCAGATTCCCAAAGACACCTTTCTGATTACATCGGATCCCATCCGGATAAACCAGGTTATGATCAATCTGTTAAACAATGCGGTAAAATTTACAGAAAAAGGTAAAATTTCTTTCGGGTTTTCTGCCCAAGGAGAACAACTCCGCTTTTTCGTGAAAGATACCGGAATTGGCATCGAACCAAGCCACATAAATTACCTTTTCGACCGGTTTTATAAAATTGAGGATGATAACAAAAAACTGTACCGCGGCACAGGAATCGGATTATATCTTTGCAAAAAAATTACCGAAATGTTGGGAGGTTCTATCCATGTAAGATCCGAATTCGGAAAAGGTTCAGAATTTTTCTTTTTCTTACCGGCTAAAGATCTTACTGTCAAACCAGCAATTACAAACATACAACACAAAGAAACAACAGAAAGCATACAGCTTCCCAAAGGGACGGTACTTATCATTGAAGACGACCCCAGCAGCAGAATTTACTTTAAAAAGGTGCTAGAAAAGCAACAAATCCACATACTGGAAGCAGCCGGAGGGCACGAAGGCGTAAAAATTTTTCGTGAAACCCCCGATATTTCAATAGTCCTGCTGGACATTAGATTACCCGGCACAAGTGGGTTTGAAATTTTAAAAGAACTGAAAAAGATCAATCCCAATGTACCGGTTATTGCTCAAACGGCTTTCGCCATGACAGGCGACCGTGAAAAATGTATGGCAGCCGGATTTACAGAATACATTTCCAAACCCGTCAAAAAAGACAGGTTGATTGCCTTACTTCATAAATACATATAA
- a CDS encoding potassium channel family protein has product MAKKLQRKERHNIILLLLILIYVFILSPFPPSEGRRIAYSITLSGIFIIAVFAIKKKSNLYFYLSGIAIILEWVSDFYNLTALQWLTSGTTLLFFNIAIITMMIRIAKSKRAGALEFLEAINIYFLLGILGSVFFSIIHLYSQGAFRFPEGVIPTRSDFIYYSFVTISTLGYGDIIPVSPLAKNFSIFISISGQLYLAMVVAMLVGKYLSEKTK; this is encoded by the coding sequence ATGGCTAAAAAACTACAACGTAAGGAAAGACATAACATTATTCTGCTCCTGCTTATTCTCATTTATGTATTTATCCTTTCTCCGTTCCCGCCCAGTGAGGGCCGGCGGATAGCCTACAGCATCACTTTAAGCGGAATATTTATTATCGCCGTTTTTGCGATCAAAAAGAAAAGCAACCTTTATTTTTATCTGAGCGGAATAGCCATTATTCTGGAATGGGTTTCTGATTTTTACAACCTCACCGCATTACAATGGTTAACTTCCGGAACAACACTATTATTTTTCAACATCGCCATCATTACCATGATGATCCGCATTGCAAAAAGCAAACGGGCAGGTGCGTTGGAGTTTCTCGAAGCCATCAACATTTATTTTCTGCTCGGCATTTTAGGCTCTGTATTTTTCAGCATAATCCATCTGTATTCACAAGGAGCTTTCCGTTTCCCGGAAGGAGTTATCCCTACCCGGTCCGATTTTATTTACTATAGTTTCGTCACCATCTCCACCCTGGGTTACGGTGACATTATTCCCGTGTCGCCACTGGCTAAAAACTTTTCTATTTTTATCAGCATCAGCGGTCAGCTTTATCTCGCTATGGTAGTGGCCATGCTGGTAGGAAAATATCTGAGTGAAAAAACAAAATAA
- the rsmG gene encoding 16S rRNA (guanine(527)-N(7))-methyltransferase RsmG → MDSSLIFQYFPDLSSRQKEQIQQLAPLYQLWNSRINVISRKDMDQFYLHHVLHSLAIAKLISFTPGTTILDAGTGGGFPGIPLAILFPEVQFFLADSIRKKIKVVREVAQALELKNVTAEQIRVEELKTSFDFVVSRAVTDLEVFTHWVAGKIRPDSKNSLKNGILYLKGVGIDDELKRTAQKKKWHISTFPLSRFFDEEFFQTKQIVHVFRS, encoded by the coding sequence ATGGATTCATCCCTGATTTTTCAATACTTTCCTGATTTGTCGAGCCGGCAAAAAGAGCAAATTCAACAGTTGGCTCCTCTTTACCAATTGTGGAACAGCCGGATTAATGTCATTTCGCGAAAAGACATGGATCAGTTTTATTTGCATCATGTTCTCCACTCGCTGGCTATCGCCAAACTGATTTCTTTCACACCCGGCACCACCATTTTAGACGCCGGCACCGGCGGTGGATTTCCCGGCATTCCCCTGGCCATCCTATTTCCGGAAGTACAGTTTTTTTTAGCCGACAGCATCAGAAAAAAAATAAAAGTAGTACGAGAAGTAGCCCAGGCACTCGAACTAAAAAATGTAACTGCTGAACAGATCAGGGTAGAAGAGCTGAAAACATCATTTGATTTTGTGGTGAGCCGTGCCGTAACCGATTTGGAAGTTTTTACCCACTGGGTAGCCGGAAAAATCCGCCCGGATTCAAAAAACAGTTTAAAAAACGGCATTTTGTATTTAAAAGGAGTGGGGATTGATGATGAGTTAAAACGTACGGCACAAAAGAAGAAATGGCACATCAGCACCTTTCCGTTATCCCGGTTTTTTGACGAAGAATTTTTCCAAACCAAGCAGATTGTTCACGTTTTCAGGAGCTAA
- a CDS encoding twin-arginine translocase TatA/TatE family subunit, protein MIQTCGLIGTQELILIFGALLLLFGGKKIPELARGLGKGMKEFKKAVDEEGLAKDLKDVASDIQDFKEDVDKINPKKILKTGEKTVGRKK, encoded by the coding sequence ATGATACAAACTTGCGGTCTCATCGGTACACAGGAATTGATTCTTATTTTTGGCGCTCTTCTTCTGCTTTTTGGCGGTAAAAAAATCCCGGAGCTGGCACGGGGATTAGGAAAAGGAATGAAGGAATTTAAAAAAGCCGTGGATGAAGAAGGCTTGGCCAAAGACCTGAAAGATGTGGCTTCCGACATTCAGGATTTTAAAGAAGATGTGGATAAAATCAATCCGAAAAAAATTCTGAAAACCGGCGAAAAAACAGTGGGCCGGAAAAAATAA
- a CDS encoding aminotransferase class I/II-fold pyridoxal phosphate-dependent enzyme, producing MDSKLFKQALEVINLFRAHGKAHLTTSNNVFDGKYIDIENLGELLNFSICDYLGLSVDKRLKQGSIRAVNTYGTYTAISRTFLKLNIYREAEELVSRIFGKPVLLLPRTTLSHITVLPILIGRHDAVILDHQVHTTVRIASDMLRAYGIHTETIHHNDLIALEEKYTALSDQYEKIWYFTDGVYSMFGDTIPAKELEEMLNRLSKLYLFVDDAHGMSWTGKNGSGYLLSQIDYHDKMFLITSLGKGFGAGGSAIVCPNEEIREKILVLGVPLMFTSPVEPATLGAIIESAKIHLSNEIVERQEQLAELVRYFYALAEELDLPVVDYTPTPIAMVATGKPELVNEISSVLFENKIHVTGAIYPAVPYNNSGLRITLTLYQTKKDVDKILHVLAKAFQETYAKKGLSNEQILKHYKLRNRVMAK from the coding sequence ATGGACAGTAAATTATTCAAACAGGCCTTAGAAGTAATAAACCTTTTTAGAGCACATGGGAAAGCTCATTTAACAACAAGTAATAATGTTTTCGATGGAAAATATATTGATATTGAAAATTTAGGTGAGCTTTTAAATTTTTCAATTTGTGATTATTTAGGATTGTCTGTTGATAAGCGTTTGAAGCAGGGGTCCATCCGGGCGGTTAATACTTATGGTACTTATACTGCCATTTCCCGAACCTTTTTGAAACTCAATATTTATCGGGAAGCAGAAGAATTGGTTTCCCGTATTTTTGGCAAACCCGTATTGTTGCTTCCGCGTACAACTCTTTCGCATATAACGGTTTTGCCTATTCTTATTGGACGTCATGATGCCGTTATTTTAGATCATCAGGTACATACAACGGTACGAATAGCTTCCGATATGTTAAGAGCATACGGAATTCACACAGAAACGATTCATCATAATGATTTGATTGCTTTGGAAGAAAAGTACACTGCTTTGTCTGATCAGTATGAGAAGATTTGGTATTTTACAGATGGAGTGTACTCTATGTTTGGTGATACCATTCCGGCAAAGGAACTGGAAGAGATGTTGAATCGGCTTTCTAAGCTTTATCTTTTTGTGGATGATGCACATGGCATGAGCTGGACAGGAAAAAACGGCAGTGGATATTTGCTTTCGCAGATTGATTATCACGATAAAATGTTTTTGATTACCTCTTTGGGAAAAGGTTTCGGTGCAGGGGGTAGTGCCATTGTTTGTCCAAATGAAGAAATACGTGAAAAAATTCTTGTTTTAGGAGTTCCGTTAATGTTTACATCTCCTGTAGAGCCTGCTACTTTGGGAGCAATTATTGAGTCGGCCAAGATTCATTTGAGCAATGAAATAGTTGAACGACAAGAACAGCTGGCAGAATTGGTTCGGTATTTTTATGCATTAGCAGAAGAGCTTGACTTACCGGTTGTTGATTATACTCCGACTCCTATTGCAATGGTTGCCACAGGAAAACCAGAGTTGGTTAATGAAATTTCAAGTGTGTTATTCGAAAACAAGATACATGTTACAGGGGCTATTTATCCGGCTGTGCCTTATAATAATTCGGGGCTTCGAATTACTTTAACTCTTTACCAGACTAAAAAAGATGTAGATAAGATTTTACATGTCCTTGCGAAAGCTTTTCAGGAGACGTATGCCAAAAAAGGGCTCTCTAATGAACAAATTCTCAAGCATTATAAACTGAGAAATAGGGTAATGGCAAAATAA
- a CDS encoding ATP-binding response regulator yields the protein MDFYSAILLSGATAYVLMTMAKRAYTTQYKKAKMADKLKSSFLANMSHEIRTPLNAIVGFSNLLADGTIKEEEREEYIAIINSSNETLLQLIDDILDVSMIEANQLKTNEEPFSVNELLKKLEMTYQPILAKKKKNTVRLKLNIPAENHIITSDPIRINQLMVNLLNNAIKFTEKGFIEIGFYLKNNTIRFFIKDTGIGIEQEHLEHLFDRFYKIEDDKSKLYRGTGIGLYLCKKIAEMLNGTISVTSEPGKGSEFIFSISAKNLVVKHTDESKKKLNLQASGFSIPDSTVLLIEDDLNSRIYFRKIMEELHLTILEAPDGPSGIKLFKENPDIALVLLDIRLPGISGFDVLKELKKINPNIPVIAQTAFAMAGDKEDCMAAGFKDYISKPVNRHKLIQLLQKYI from the coding sequence TTGGATTTTTACTCCGCCATCCTTTTATCGGGGGCAACAGCTTATGTCTTAATGACCATGGCCAAAAGAGCTTATACCACCCAATATAAAAAAGCGAAAATGGCCGATAAGCTCAAATCATCATTTTTGGCCAATATGAGTCACGAAATCCGTACCCCGCTGAATGCCATTGTCGGATTTAGTAATTTGCTGGCCGACGGCACAATCAAAGAGGAAGAAAGGGAAGAATACATTGCCATTATCAACAGCAGCAACGAAACACTATTGCAGCTCATTGATGACATTCTGGATGTATCCATGATTGAGGCCAACCAATTAAAAACAAACGAGGAGCCTTTTTCCGTTAATGAACTCCTGAAAAAACTGGAAATGACGTACCAGCCAATTCTGGCAAAGAAAAAGAAGAATACCGTCCGTTTAAAATTGAATATTCCTGCTGAAAACCATATTATCACTTCTGATCCCATAAGAATCAACCAACTTATGGTCAATTTACTGAACAACGCCATAAAATTTACGGAAAAGGGATTCATTGAAATTGGTTTTTACCTGAAAAACAACACTATCCGATTCTTTATCAAAGACACCGGTATTGGCATTGAACAAGAACATCTCGAACATCTTTTTGACCGTTTTTATAAAATCGAAGACGATAAATCCAAGCTATATCGCGGAACCGGTATCGGATTATACCTCTGTAAAAAAATTGCAGAAATGCTGAACGGAACCATTTCTGTTACTTCAGAACCGGGGAAAGGTTCGGAATTTATTTTTTCCATTTCGGCCAAAAACCTGGTGGTAAAACATACCGATGAGAGCAAGAAAAAATTAAATCTTCAAGCTTCCGGTTTTTCCATTCCAGACAGCACGGTGCTACTTATTGAAGATGACCTGAACAGCCGGATCTATTTCAGGAAGATTATGGAAGAGCTTCATCTCACCATTCTGGAAGCTCCCGATGGGCCTTCCGGAATCAAGCTTTTTAAAGAAAACCCGGATATTGCTTTGGTACTTCTTGACATCCGGTTACCCGGAATAAGCGGCTTTGACGTACTAAAAGAACTTAAAAAAATCAATCCGAATATACCGGTCATTGCCCAAACGGCCTTTGCCATGGCCGGCGACAAAGAGGATTGTATGGCTGCCGGTTTTAAAGACTACATTTCCAAACCAGTAAACCGTCACAAGCTCATCCAACTGCTGCAAAAATACATCTGA
- a CDS encoding MATE family efflux transporter: MKDLTTGSEGKLIFSFALPMLAGNVFQQLYNVVDSIVVGRAIGKEALAAVGANFPFIFALISFVVGIAIGSTVVISQFFGAGKMKEVKRTIDTLYIFMFFAALVVSLTGIVFARPIFRLIDLPPDVLPDAVSYFKVYATGFIFFFGYQGTSAIMRGLGDSKTPFYFLGGSTLLNVALDLLFVLVFRWGIKGVAAATVVAQAAAFFAIIFYMNRYHRFLDFRPLQMKFDRDIFKKSLRIGLPTGFQQTFVAFGFMALYRIVNLFGTPTIAAYSIAVRIDSFAAMPAMNFSAALATFTGQNMGAGKMERVHKGLKVTLIMANVVAVFISVIALLFARPLMAVFTKDPAVIEIGKHYLLIVPLFYMVFATMFTINGVMRGAGDTLVPMFFTIISLWFVRIPASYFLSQKIGVTGIWWGIPIAWFVGLLLAFSYYKTGRWKRKVVVKHPSFSSSDDAR; the protein is encoded by the coding sequence TTGAAAGATTTAACTACCGGCAGCGAAGGAAAACTTATTTTTTCATTTGCGTTGCCCATGTTGGCAGGAAATGTTTTCCAGCAGTTGTACAATGTGGTGGACAGCATTGTGGTGGGGAGAGCTATTGGTAAAGAAGCCTTGGCGGCTGTGGGCGCTAACTTCCCTTTTATTTTTGCGCTGATTTCTTTTGTTGTAGGTATTGCTATTGGGTCAACGGTGGTGATTTCCCAGTTTTTTGGTGCGGGAAAAATGAAAGAAGTAAAGCGTACCATTGATACGCTTTATATCTTCATGTTTTTTGCTGCTTTGGTGGTTTCTTTAACCGGAATTGTCTTTGCCCGTCCTATTTTCCGTCTTATCGACCTTCCTCCGGATGTTTTGCCGGATGCAGTGAGCTACTTTAAAGTTTATGCCACCGGCTTTATCTTCTTTTTTGGGTATCAGGGTACCAGCGCCATTATGCGCGGGCTGGGAGATTCCAAAACGCCATTTTATTTTTTGGGTGGTTCCACTTTGCTTAATGTGGCCTTGGATTTATTGTTCGTTTTGGTTTTCCGGTGGGGTATCAAAGGAGTGGCAGCCGCTACGGTTGTGGCACAGGCAGCTGCTTTTTTTGCCATTATTTTTTATATGAACCGGTATCACCGTTTTCTGGATTTTCGTCCGTTGCAAATGAAGTTTGACCGTGATATTTTTAAAAAAAGTCTCCGAATCGGATTGCCTACCGGCTTTCAGCAGACTTTTGTGGCTTTTGGTTTTATGGCCCTTTACCGGATTGTGAATTTATTTGGAACCCCAACTATTGCAGCTTACAGTATTGCCGTCCGTATTGACTCTTTTGCTGCTATGCCGGCAATGAACTTTTCGGCAGCGTTGGCAACATTTACCGGACAGAATATGGGAGCCGGAAAAATGGAACGCGTACATAAGGGGTTAAAAGTAACGCTGATTATGGCCAACGTAGTTGCTGTTTTTATTTCAGTGATTGCCCTGCTTTTTGCCCGGCCTTTAATGGCAGTTTTCACCAAAGACCCTGCGGTGATTGAAATCGGAAAACATTATCTGTTGATTGTACCGTTGTTTTATATGGTTTTTGCCACCATGTTTACCATTAACGGCGTGATGCGCGGAGCGGGCGATACGCTGGTTCCCATGTTCTTTACCATTATTTCCCTGTGGTTCGTCCGGATTCCGGCCTCTTATTTTCTTTCGCAGAAAATAGGAGTAACCGGTATTTGGTGGGGTATTCCCATTGCTTGGTTTGTGGGTTTGTTATTGGCTTTCTCCTATTACAAAACCGGCCGGTGGAAAAGAAAAGTTGTGGTAAAACATCCGTCTTTTTCTTCATCGGATGATGCCCGTTAA